The Aedes albopictus strain Foshan chromosome 1, AalbF5, whole genome shotgun sequence genomic interval GATGTTTGGGAGATATTCGTTCACCCAGCGTTTCCAGAAGAAGTTAGCGAGAATTTGCGAGGTTTTGTGGGACTGCTTTAGAGATGTAGCACTGTCGTCAAACGGTACCAAGGGCTTTAAACCATTTGACGATCCCACCAGAAAATGATTGGGCGTTAGCGCGGGTGATGATTCGTCCTCTATCGGTACGTGCGTCAGCGGCCTGCTGTTCACTACGTTTTCCACTTCGATGAGACAGTTTCTCAGCACCTCTTCTTTTGGTAGACGGTCTGGCTGCATTTCATAAAGTACTTTCTTCACTGATTGTATCAACCTCTCCCACGAGCCTCCCATGTGGGGAGTGGCTGGAGGGTTGAATGTCCACGAAGTTGAGGTAGTAGTAAACTCCCTTATCATGGCGTCCTGGTCGACCGATTGCAGAGCGTTTTTGAGCTCTTTTTCTGCGCCGATGAAATTTGTGCCACGGTCACTAATAATCTGGATCGGTACTCCTCGCCGTGAGAAACAGTTGCGCAATGCCATAATGCACGATTCTGTGTTGAGTGTGTGAGCTAACTCTATATGTATGGCACGCACGGTAAGGCAGGTCACTAGGACCCCCCAGCGTTTTTCTACTCGACGACCAACTGTGACGCTGAAGGGCCCAAAATAGTCCACTCCTATATAAGAAAATGGACGGACATATGCTGCTAGGCGTGCTTTAGGAAGATCTCCCATTGCGGGCGGTGCTGGTTCGGCCCTACGGATCTTACAACGCTGACAGTTTAAGCGGATTCTTTTGCACTCTATGCGGAGTTTAGGAATATAGTACTTTTTGCGGGCTTCATTCACAAACGTCTCAGGATGGATGGAGGATGGATTTCAAATTCCCCAACGGTTACGACGGCACTCAACAGTGAAAACTCGCTAGGCAAGAGTTTGGACCTTAACAAGGAGATCGCCCTGGAAAAGGTGCTGGGAATGTGGTGTAACACCGACACCGACGAGTTTCAGTTTAAACTATCGAAAGAGCGACATGTAGACCTGCTGTCCGGTGCCAAGCATCCAACAAAGCGGGAGCTACTCAGCATGCTCATGTCCGTTTACGATCCACTAGGCCTGATTGCCAACTTCCTCATGCCCCTGAAACTCTTGCTACAGGAGATTTGGCGGTCAGGTGTATCCTGGGACGAGCCGATTGAGTTTCGTCATATGCAAAAATGGAGAGCATGGCTGAACTATCTCCCCCAAGCAGGTTCCGTTCGAATCCCACGATGCTATACCATGGGACGCACATACGAGAATTTGAGCATTGAGCTGCATACATTTGTGGATGCAAGCGAGTTCGGCTACTGTGCTGTGTCGTACCTGCGGTTTGAGCAAGGCGGACAAGTCGATTGCGTCTTAGTGGGCGCCAAAACAAGGGTGGCTCCCCTGAAATTTGTTTCAATACCGCGTCTGGAACTCCAGGCGGCTGTAGTTGGAACCCGACTCGCCAAAAGCATCCAAGAAGGACATTCAATTAGAATAATGCAACGCTACTTCTGGACAGATGCCGCTGATGTATTGTGCTGGTTGCGTTCAGACCACCGGACATACTCACAGTTCGTGGCTTTTCGGATAAGCGATATTCTGGAGTCCAGCGATATTAGCGAATGGAAATACGTACCAACCAAGGAAAACGTGGCAGACGAAGGCACAAAGATTCAGCGACAAATAAGACTTGATGCAGAAAGTCGATGGAGAAGAGGACCACCGTTCCTCTGGGGACCGAGAAACAGCTGGCCACTGGAGCCGGTATCAAAGCAGATGACCACATTGGAAATTCGACCGAGCATGCTTCATCACTCCGCAATGTCGACTCTTGATTGCCTACAGGCCGACAAGTTCTCCAATTGGCATCGTTTGCAACGGATCACTGCTCTAGTAGCAAGATTCCCGTTGAACATAAGGCAAAGAATTGCAGGAGAGTCACCAGTGACTGGTCCTCTGGCAAGTGCAGAACTTCTACGAGCGGAAATTGTTCACTATAAACGTGCACAACGCGACGTCTACTACGATGAAATTGCCCTTTTGACAACCTCGGGGACAGGTACATCCACTCTTCCAAAGGGAAATCGACTCTATAAGCTCAATCCAATAATCGACGATGACGGAGTGCTCCGCATCCATGGTCGTATCGATGCATGCGATTATGTCGGGAAAAACACTAAATATCCAATTGTACTACCAAGAGGGCACGCACTTGCAAGGTTGGTACTCCAAAACATTCATGAGCAATATCATCATCAGTACCATGAGACGTTTGTTTTTCCCGACATAATCGCATGCATCGATACGACCATGGATGCGGAGCACTCCGTCATCGTCGATTATTGGATTGAGCTTATAGAGTCGATTTCCCTTTGGAAGAGTGGATGTACCTGTCCCCGAGGTTGTCAAAAGGGCAATTTCATCGTAGTAGACGTCGCGTTGTGCACGTTTATAGTGAACAATTTCCGCTCGTAGAAGTTCTGCACTTGCCAGAGGACCAGTCACTGGTGACTCTCCTGCAATTCTTTGCCTTATGTTCAACGGGAATCTTGCTACTAGAGCAGTGATCCGTTGCAAACGATGCCAATTGGAGAACTTGTCGGCCTGTAGGCAATCAAGAGTCGACATTGCGGAGTGATGAAGCATGCTCGGTCGAATTTCCAATGTGGTCATCTGCTTTGATACCGGCTCCAGTGGCCAGCTGTTTCTCGGTCCCCAGAGGAACGGTGGTCCTCTTCTCCATCGACTTTCTGCATCAAGTCTTATTTGTCGCTGAATCTTTGTGCCTTCGTCTGCCACGTTTTCCTTGGTTGGTACGTATTTCCATTCGCTAATATCGCTGGACTCCAGAATATCGCTTATCCGAAAAGCCACGAACTGTGAGTATGTCCGGTGGTCTGAACGCAACCAGCACAATACATCAGCGGCATCTGTCCAGAAGTAGCGTTGCATTATTCTAATTGAATGTCCTTCTTGGATGCTTTTGGCGAGTCGGGTTCCAACTACAGCCGCCTGGAGTTCCAGACGCGGTATTGAAACAAATTTCAGGGGAGCCACCCTTGTTTTGGCGCCCACTAAGACGCAATCGACTTGTCCGCCTTGCTCAAACCGCAGGTACGACACAGCACAGTAGCCGAACTCGCTTGCATCCACAAATGTATGCAGCTCAATGCTCAAATTCTCGTATGTGCGTCCCATGGTATAGCATCGTGGGATTCGAACGGAACCTGCTTGGGGGAGATAGTTCAGCCATGCTCTCCATTTTTGCATATGACGAAACTCAATCGGCTCGTCCCAGGATACACCTGACCGCCAAATCTCCTGTAGCAAGAGTTTCAGGGGCATGAGGAAGTTGGCAATCAGGCCTAGTGGATCGTAAACGGACATGAGCATGCTGAGTAGCTCCCGCTTTGTTGGATGCTTGGCACCGGACAGCAGGTCTACATGTCGCTCTTTCGATAGTTTAAACTGAAACTCGTCGGTGTCGGTGTTCCACCACATTCCCAGCACCTTTTCCAGGGCGATCTCCTTGTTAAGGTCCAAACTCTTGCCTAGCGAGTTTTCACTGTTGAGTGCCGTCGTAACCGTTGGGGAATTTGAAATCCATCCTCTCATTTTGAATCCGCCTTGCTGATGGATGAAGCGGACGTCTTCTGCTAACTGAATGGCTTCGAATTCGGTGTCGACACTAGCCAACATATCATCCACGTAATGGCACTTGCGAATCGCCCTGGCTGCTTCTGGTAGCTGTCCCTCAAAACGTTCTGCATTTTGGTTGATTACGAAGTTGGCGCTGCTCGGCGAACATGTGGCTCCAAACGTCATGACAGTCATTACGTATTCATCAGGTTCAGTCGCATCCACTTTGTCCTGGAAGAGGAATCGTTGACTTTGTTGGTCCTCCTCATTCATCCTGACCTGATGGAACATTTCTTCGATGTCTCCACATATAGCTACCCGACGCTCTCGAAATTTGTATAGGACGAACGGAAGAGGCTCCAAGCGATCCGGACCTTTTAACAGGACGGAGTTGAGGGATGTGCCACCAACAGCTGCGGCCGCGTCCCACACAATTCTTACTTTTCCTGGCTTGTTTTCGTTGAAGACTGGGAAAATGGGTAGGTACCAAACACGATTACCAGGTTGGTGCATCTCCTGATGTGCAAGCTTGCGTATATATCCCTTTCGAACGTAGTCGGCTATTTTGTTTTTCAGTGTTTCGCCCAGAGTCGGCTCCCGTTTCATCCTTTTCACGAGGCAGTTGTGACGTCGGAGAGCCATCGGTTTATTGTTTGGCAAACGTACATCATCATATTTCCATAGGAGGCTCGTCGTGTATCGCCCATTTTCGAGACGCGTGTTGGATTGTAGAATCTTAAGAGCACGTTCATCGTCAACTGATAACAGCTCCTTCCTTGATGCGGTGATGCCTATACTGTCTAGGGCAAAGTAGTTCTTAACTACGGCGTGCAGATTCTCGTCTGCTTTGGTAGAGTGGGAGCAAATGTGGAAGCTGTGAGGAacagtagatgacttggggtgaTCATCTAAGCAGGTTCCAAAGATTGTCCATCCCAATCGAGTTTTTGTGGCGATGGGTCCATTTTCACCGCCCTCTCGACTATCCAGAGCGTGACCGAGTCGAATGTTGTTCATTCCGATGAGCAGGCGTGGGCGAATGTTGTTATAAGACTCCACCGGTAAGCCTTTCAGGTAACCGTATTTCCTGCATAACTTGGACACGGAGAGCGTCTGGGCTGGCAGCTTGAGATCTTTCACAGTGAACACCTCTGATAGCAAGAATTTATTGTCCTCGTTTACGGTTCCGGACACGTGGAGTGAAACTCGTTCTGCCGAGTCTTCGAAACGGCAATGATCGGCGGTCCATCGGATGCACAGAGGATGCTTTTCTCCACGAAGGTTCAAGTCGGCAGCCAACTCATCTTCAAGCAATGTGATGTGTGATCCACAATCAACAAATGCGTAGGTGTGTACAGTGTTCCCATTGTGATGGAGCACTACAGGGATATACTGAAACAGTACCGATTTTTCGTTCCACCGGTGTGTGTTGCAGTTAAGCTGATTGAAACTGACGTTGGTTGAAGGGTTTTCACCCTGTTCGGATTCGGCCGATGACCTGGTAGCCGAGTACGTGCCTGCGCGTTCATTGTGAAGCAGGCGATGGTGTTTGAAGGTGCATCCATTCTTGCCGCAGATATCGTTTGATCTACACGGTCCACGGTGAGTTCCTAGGCATGTTCTGCATAGCTTGTGGTCCCGTAATGCTGCCCAACGATCAGAGTGGCTCAGATTCAGAAATTCTAGGCAATTTTCCACTGCGTTGCACGACCTTCGGCATACTACGCAACCTACTTTCACTTGCTGTGTCCATGTTAGCCCTTGTTGTGGTTCGGAATGAACACTCAGAAATCCATCTTCTCTATTGC includes:
- the LOC134288959 gene encoding uncharacterized protein LOC134288959, which translates into the protein MDGGWISNSPTVTTALNSENSLGKSLDLNKEIALEKVLGMWCNTDTDEFQFKLSKERHVDLLSGAKHPTKRELLSMLMSVYDPLGLIANFLMPLKLLLQEIWRSGVSWDEPIEFRHMQKWRAWLNYLPQAGSVRIPRCYTMGRTYENLSIELHTFVDASEFGYCAVSYLRFEQGGQVDCVLVGAKTRVAPLKFVSIPRLELQAAVVGTRLAKSIQEGHSIRIMQRYFWTDAADVLCWLRSDHRTYSQFVAFRISDILESSDISEWKYVPTKENVADEGTKIQRQIRLDAESRWRRGPPFLWGPRNSWPLEPVSKQMTTLEIRPSMLHHSAMSTLDCLQADKFSNWHRLQRITALVARFPLNIRYIHSSKGKSTL
- the LOC134288963 gene encoding uncharacterized protein LOC134288963; protein product: MPPLAPPEHSCSMCQSDDNSRMICCDQCTNWFHFDCVGVTDDIANHPWICPSCVKANMINPTAGSTSTPVPFSEPVTSKVPAPAAPALATALPPPPTRPVQLSVDLQLKMLEEERALERKYLQRKYQLMMEASGTASQPLPASHSMPDDSFRMPPCHSSPLRPAPSTAPELHLLEGTGGVNETAMLNSSQIAARHAVAKELPVYSGEPEEWPLFIATYENTTRLCGYTPEENMVRLQRCLRGKALDAVRCQLLHPANLEHALSTLKMLFGRPEIIVHSLIEKINKIPAPKPDRLSTLVDFALAVRNMVATVKACNLEEHLYNITLLQGLVERLPTMVKLNWATHRLRLPRVSLLEFSDWLYTVAEAASTVTMSTTSQHAYETKPRRSGNREDGFLSVHSEPQQGLTWTQQVKVGCVVCRRSCNAVENCLEFLNLSHSDRWAALRDHKLCRTCLGTHRGPCRSNDICGKNGCTFKHHRLLHNERAGTYSATRSSAESEQGENPSTNVSFNQLNCNTHRWNEKSVLFQYIPVVLHHNGNTVHTYAFVDCGSHITLLEDELAADLNLRGEKHPLCIRWTADHCRFEDSAERVSLHVSGTVNEDNKFLLSEVFTVKDLKLPAQTLSVSKLCRKYGYLKGLPVESYNNIRPRLLIGMNNIRLGHALDSREGGENGPIATKTRLGWTIFGTCLDDHPKSSTVPHSFHICSHSTKADENLHAVVKNYFALDSIGITASRKELLSVDDERALKILQSNTRLENGRYTTSLLWKYDDVRLPNNKPMALRRHNCLVKRMKREPTLGETLKNKIADYVRKGYIRKLAHQEMHQPGNRVWYLPIFPVFNENKPGKVRIVWDAAAAVGGTSLNSVLLKGPDRLEPLPFVLYKFRERRVAICGDIEEMFHQVRMNEEDQQSQRFLFQDKVDATEPDEYVMTVMTFGATCSPSSANFVINQNAERFEGQLPEAARAIRKCHYVDDMLASVDTEFEAIQLAEDVRFIHQQGGFKMRGWISNSPTVTTALNSENSLGKSLDLNKEIALEKVLGMWWNTDTDEFQFKLSKERHVDLLSGAKHPTKRELLSMLMSVYDPLGLIANFLMPLKLLLQEIWRSGVSWDEPIEFRHMQKWRAWLNYLPQAGSVRIPRCYTMGRTYENLSIELHTFVDASEFGYCAVSYLRFEQGGQVDCVLVGAKTRVAPLKFVSIPRLELQAAVVGTRLAKSIQEGHSIRIMQRYFWTDAADVLCWLRSDHRTYSQFVAFRISDILESSDISEWKYVPTKENVADEGTKIQRQIRLDAESRWRRGPPFLWGPRNSWPLEPVSKQMTTLEIRPSMLHHSAMSTLDCLQADKFSNWHRLQRITALVARFPLNIRQRIAGESPVTGPLASAELLRAEIVHYKRAQRDVYYDEIALLTTSGTGTSTLPKGNRLYKLNPIIDDDGVLRIHGRIDACDYVGKNKRLMVLMMILLMNVLEYQPCKCVPSW
- the LOC134285478 gene encoding uncharacterized protein LOC134285478, with the translated sequence MGDLPKARLAAYVRPFSYIGVDYFGPFSVTVGRRVEKRWGVLVTCLTVRAIHIELAHTLNTESCIMALRNCFSRRGVPIQIISDRGTNFIGAEKELKNALQSVDQDAMIREFTTTSTSWTFNPPATPHMGGSWERLIQSVKKVLYEMQPDRLPKEEVLRNCLIEVENVVNSRPLTHVPIEDESSPALTPNHFLVGSSNGLKPLVPFDDSATSLKQSHKTSQILANFFWKRWVNEYLPNITRRSKWFAPVKPIAVGDIVVIVDPKQPRNCWPKGRVLATILSKDGQVRQASVQTSGGIFQRSAVNLAVLDVGANTSGSDQGPTTGGDCCARPLCDAAPTIP